DNA from Triticum aestivum cultivar Chinese Spring chromosome 7D, IWGSC CS RefSeq v2.1, whole genome shotgun sequence:
TGTAAATCAGACAATTTTCGTCATCCTGGCTAATTAGCTACAGGTCTCCATGGTGGATGGAGAGTAGGTAGATTCTGCTAGGTCTCCACCGGCGTTGGAAGGCCAGCCATATCCCGATCATACTACTGGCTATATCATATCATATCAACCATACTACTGGCTGTACTACTAGGGCACTGCAAAGTCTTGGATGGAGTGCTCGCGCATACTACTGGCTACTATATCATATCAACCATGTCCCGATCGATCTTGAGGCTAATTAATTCCTTCTCCTCACCTTCGTGGAAGAAGACGCCGACCTTTTGCTGCCATTAGCGGAAGTTAACCCAAGAAAATGTAGAGAGAGTTCCGAGTACGCGGGAAAAAAAGGATGCAAACGTACGTAGACAATTCAATGCATGTAGAAACGACTCACCACGCCTATAAAAGTTGAAGTCAACATGTGCACCCTCCAGCCTTCAGCTAGCATGACACACCACATAGACAAATCAACGCGGCCAACTTTGGAATCATTCGTAGAGGATTCGCCTATATAACACACCAACGTTGCGTTGCCACAAGAATGGAACAGCTTAGGATATCTCTCATCAACAACACGATGGCGTCATCATCTCCATCTTCGACCGTGATCCAGATGCCTCCAACTCCACGCACCAACGGCAGCCAGCCGACGGCTCCGACCACGCCCAAGGACGTCGATGATGTCCCGACCACGGAGCCTGCACCAGCTGCCGGACCAGCAGCCACGGCAACCGACAAGGTCATGTCGAGCGCGGCGAACCTTGCGCAGCTCCTGCCGACGGGCACCGTGCTGGCGTACCAGGCGCTGTCCCCGTCCTTCACCAACCACGGCAAGTGCTTCTCCTCCAACCAGTGGCTCACCGCGGCGCTTGTCATCGTCCTCACCATCTCGTGCGTCCTCTTCTCCTTCACCGACAGCCTTCTCGGCCGCGACCAGAAGCTCTACTATGGCATCGCCACGCCGCGCGGTTTCAACGTATTCAACTTCTCAGACGAAGAGGAGAAGCTGCAGTGGACTCCCGCTGAGTTCCGGAAGCTCCGCATCCGGCCGCTGGACTTCGTGCGCGCCGTCTTCACGGCCCTGGTGTTCCTCACCGTGGCTTTCAGCGACGTGGGGCTGCAGAATTGCTTCTTCCCTGGCGCTGGCAGGAACACCGAGGAGCTGCTGAAGAACCTGCCACTGGGCATCGCGTTTCTGTCCAGTTTTGTGTTCATGATATTCCCCACAAAGAGGAAAGGCATCGGCTACAGCGACACCACTCCTCGCGAAAAGCTCACTTGATGTTAATATCAGTTGTTTCTGAACAGTTAGATGGATTTTAGATTATAACGTAATCACGCTATGTAGTATTATACCATGAGGATAGAGTCGGAACATTGTTTATGAACAGTTAGATAAATTTTAGATTGTAATGTTTAGATCACTTTTTTTAACAGTTAATCATGGTATATGGGAGCAGTATTACTTATGCATACTTTAAAAAAATTATGTATTGTTCAATTCATCCATGCCAAATTTAATGAAACAATTTGTGTGGACAGATACCATTGTACAACGCTGTGGTTATAATGTTTATATTTTAATTAAAGAGAAGTGGCATGTATATACCTCCCTCCACAAAAGGAGTAGTTGTTGAACTTCGCTCAAAGTCTACCCAAACACGTACGTGAATTATGAAGCCTGAGGTATTTCAACAATTGAATTTACCAAAATCATACCAAATTTGTCTCACAAACTGAGGTTTTATTTTAAAAAAGCATGAAAGTCGAGTGCTCTGCCCATTTTATCAACATAGGgacaaagcaaaaaagaaaaggagtACAATAAATATTTACATTTAGCcaagaaaataaaagagaaaggaaaagaaaaacgaaaaagaaaacgtGAACTTGATGTCTGGTGTGAGAGTTAACCGCCTAACTACCTCTGGTCAATGTCCACCTTTGAAGAT
Protein-coding regions in this window:
- the LOC123169216 gene encoding protein DMP3 translates to MEQLRISLINNTMASSSPSSTVIQMPPTPRTNGSQPTAPTTPKDVDDVPTTEPAPAAGPAATATDKVMSSAANLAQLLPTGTVLAYQALSPSFTNHGKCFSSNQWLTAALVIVLTISCVLFSFTDSLLGRDQKLYYGIATPRGFNVFNFSDEEEKLQWTPAEFRKLRIRPLDFVRAVFTALVFLTVAFSDVGLQNCFFPGAGRNTEELLKNLPLGIAFLSSFVFMIFPTKRKGIGYSDTTPREKLT